In Salvia miltiorrhiza mitochondrion, complete genome, the following are encoded in one genomic region:
- the orf116b gene encoding hypothetical protein, with product MHVFCSYSCAVNRKIVPKATTCVFLGYAQSGYRCYDVKSKRLDVSLMLSLMEMESPHIFLNLINQPRGRMMMEMYCGLLLFINFFLILLQLMLRISLTLQASSFAQHFLPIVSLFS from the coding sequence ATGCACGTGTTTTGTTCATATTCCTGCGCAGTTAATAGAAAAATTGTCCCCAAGGCAACCACTTGTGTCTTTCTTGGATATGCTCAGTCCGGGTATAGATGCTATGACGTGAAATCCAAGAGACTCGATGTATCCTTAATGCTCTCTTTAATGGAAATGGAGTCGCCTCATATTTTCCTTAACCTAATTAATCAGCCCCGGGGGAGAATGATGATGGAGATGTATTGCGGCCTTCTCCTGTTCATAAACTTTTTCCTCATTCTTCTGCAGTTGATGTTACGGATCAGCCTCACTCTTCAGGCCAGCAGCTTTGCTCAGCATTTTCTGCCGATTGTCAGCTTGTTCAGCTGA
- the nad3 gene encoding NADH dehydrogenase subunit 3 → MSEFEPILIYLVISSLVSLIPLGLPFPFSSNSSTYPEKLSAHECGFDPSGDARSRFDIRFYLVSILFIIPDPEVTFSFPWAVPPNKIDPFGSWSMMAFLLILTIGSLYEWKRGASDRE, encoded by the coding sequence ATGTCCGAATTTGAACCTATTTTGATCTATTTAGTGATCAGTTCGCTAGTTTCTTTGATTCCACTCGGTCTTCCTTTTCCATTTTCTTCCAATAGTTCGACCTATCCAGAAAAATTGTCGGCCCACGAATGTGGTTTCGATCCTTCCGGTGATGCCAGAAGTCGTTTTGATATACGATTTTATCTTGTTTCAATTTTATTTATTATTCCTGATCCGGAAGTCACCTTTTCCTTTCCTTGGGCAGTACCTCCCAACAAGATTGATCCCTTTGGATCTTGGTCCATGATGGCCTTTTTATTGATTTTGACGATTGGATCTCTCTATGAATGGAAAAGGGGTGCTTCGGATCGGGAGTAA
- the orf110c gene encoding hypothetical protein, whose product MLSLLRRKFHSQRTITIHRSAKTRIRTRPLSSGIPPSCMSSGVLAEIKWANYSLGLPSVRPERLRIQMRKRKTRCPGRVFEFSLLPKPLFSTPTPSPSSDTRDSNPRYKL is encoded by the coding sequence ATGCTTTCTCTTCTTAGAAGGAAGTTCCACTCCCAGCGTACCATCACCATCCATCGATCGGCCAAAACGAGGATTCGAACACGGCCCCTTAGCTCCGGCATTCCCCCTAGCTGCATGTCTTCGGGCGTTCTTGCTGAGATCAAATGGGCAAACTACTCACTTGGCCTGCCTTCAGTCAGACCTGAAAGACTACGAATTCAGATGAGAAAGAGAAAGACTCGCTGCCCTGGCCGGGTATTTGAATTCAGCTTGCTGCCCAAGCCTCTCTTTTCCACGCCAACACCGTCCCCGTCCTCAGACACCAGAGATTCCAATCCGAGATACAAGCTTTAG